The genomic region attagattccATTATTATAGTTATTAAGTATCAGTTATTAACAACTATTGCGGACTACTAATCGtcagcttaatgaaaataatgctAGAAATAGATAAGAGTTATCCAGAATGGACAACAACATGCAAGGTGACACGAGTCCCGTAACTGGCGAGAGTGAGAAAGAGTGTGTGCAACTTGCGAGGCGCCACATATGTCTCTATAATATACACACGTACTCCTGAAACGAAGACAAAGTTTAGCAGATAGAATTTTGTTTGTTATGCAAAATgcacttttatataatatctGCCAAATTTGGTACCGATTCAATCTTATCTTAGTTTCTATTTGGTTCTTCTGTAACTCATGAGTTTGGCCCTGTGCAtgtccttttgttttttctgtGTCTCCCCTGTCTTCTTAGAAGTTTATTTcactttccttttttccttttgtattgCCCTTTTGGTTAGTCTTTCCCTTTCATTTCTTGTTGATGATTTCTCCTTCTTCACTGTGTTTGCTAAACAACGCTTCTTTATTGTACGTATGGCCATCTTTAGTATACTTTCCGagaactttttaaatatataattatatattaattttttactattgATTATTCATAATATGTTTAATGATGTAAgatataaatatgttttattttttactaatgCAGAATCCAATCTCATCAAGTTAAAACACACAATTTTACTgatcagtttttttttttaaattttcaattctttttacttCTTTTCATTCCAAATCAAAGTCATCAAGCATGGCACTTTAAGTAGGTATTTCTGTCATCTTATAAGGCATGTTATCCACCAAGTTTGTCCGAGTAGTCGGTAAGATTTCTGCATCTTGCTTTGTGTCATTACTGCATCCTTATCTAGCTCAATCCTGACAGTCTGAAAATGTTTCTGGTATGAAATGGAAGGTTGTTTGCTTGATTTAACACAAACCTTCTTCGTTTTTCTGGATTTTCTTATGGCAACTCCGATATCATATTCTTTATCGAGAAATTGTCGCTTTGAATGAAAACTCTTCTTACATTTTCTTCCACAAGATCCTTTTAGAAAGTCCTCGAATCAAAGTGGCGCATGCAGATTGTGCACGTTGAATTCGTCTAACATGCAGAGAGGAATGTCTCCCCCGCAAGATTTGGCCGTGGAAGTGCTTCGTTCGAAGAGGAACGTTTTGATTCCGCAAGCAGCAAGTGCTTCTGCTGCGGAGGAATCTGTCGAACCGCATCCAATGACAGCAACGCATAGCTTACGTCCTCAGATGGGGGATGTGGTTTAGAGTTCGAGGTTTAAAGGTGGATGTGGAGGTGGGTCTATTGAGAGGACAGAAGAAATTTGAGTAGAGATGATGTTGAAGGTTCTGTGAAATGGGCATGGTTAGGTTTAGATAAATGttgtttctattatttatttcttttctcagaAAGAAAGCTCTAAACAATGCATTGCTGATgtagaattaataatataataaaatgccACGTATTCATGTTTGGTTATTTTTGGCACATGCCTAATTAGGGTATATTGATGAAAGCTCATAGTTGATGAAATGGTTTTTCAACCATTTGTCAATGTGGTCATCCTTGTCTcctttgaaatatttttatctaaatttgaaatatagtGGATATCTCTgtctatatattaaaataataaataattaatatatatttattaattttaaataataatatattaattatttaatattaaaatataaaaacacttaaatatatttgttattatccTATTAGTAGTGATGTATATACCAAGTTTAAGtaaaaattttttataataaattatattttaaggaATTTTTATCTAGTATGGTATATAAATTACAACTAATATAAGAGTGACACgtatatatgaatattttatattttggtattagatatttaatatatattttatcatttaaaattaataaatatgtgtcaatcatctaTCAGTTAAGTGTATAGATAGAAACATAcaccaaatctcttttttaaCCACTTTAGATAGTTATTTCCATTAAACTAACTTATTATAAGTTGTAACTAACTCCTGgtcttattgttttatttaattgaattctAAGACCGAGTTAACGTACCCATGAAGAACAAATTTGATCCAAAATCTGACGTAcaagattttatttaagaaaaccCTATAGGAAGATGTTGAATTTTCTGTGgaggaaaaaataataagtaataCCTATGTTAGACTGATAAAGTCTGGAGTACAGATTTTCAAAGAGAAATTGTATTTACATTGTCATCCATACATTTTGTATCCATTGCTGCGCTTTATCAGTTATTCTAGCCATTGTTTTCacaattcttattttttcccAGTAGATTTTCAACTAGTTTTGACgcagggttatatttgtatatttactttattttgtttatatataaatagttgTATATATAGCTttcacatatataaaaaattagtaattctAATAGAtcataaaattagaatatttttactaGAATTTGTAGAAATCTATAGGCCCgaagattgaaaatgaaaagattgtGAATTAGtcattaacaaattaaatttaatttagatcTAAAATCATATACAAATCCATGGGCCTAAAGATTATAAATGAAAGAAGTGCGAAGGAATCATTAAtacatcaaattttaatttaagtttaacCAATAGCACGACTTAAGTCATTGAATGAATTTACTCCTTTGTATTATAAActctttcatattttcttatatatccGACGTGAGATAATTTATAcattctttaataaaattgtcaataaattttaatttttatataatattgcCAACAAGTATGATAACATTAAGCATAGACGAAGAGTAAtctaagaagaaaataaatagaaggAGAATTAGTTTCAATTGTATTGagcaaataatattttttaagaagggaaggagaataaaaagaaaataattttgcttcatttttcttataaaaattgaaattaattatttcttatatgtcatggaaagaaattgaaatataattattatcattttatctctattaatgtaataaaaaattccaaattagttattcctctcttttttttaatagtttttttatatagctAAAAgtaatagaataaatattttttctttgaaacccTTCAACTCCCTTTCCCTTTAAGATTAGTTTAGAATGATTATCATTTAATGTAAGAAATGTTTGTGCATTCATATCAACTATCATTGGAAATGGTCGCCTTCTTCATGAACAATACAGGATTTAAGCTCTAAATACACTCAACAGTTAGCAGTACTACCACTCACACAAATCACAatctattataattattaattaatagaattatgaAAAGGATTATTGCCTTCTATAATTAGAGAagtttattaaaaatcaaaacaagaATTTTTCGGAAATGAACTGCTCATGCAGTCGATAGATTATACAAGTCACTAGTGCAAATCTCAAAAAAAGACTAAATAAGAAGTATTATGTTGTGAATAAATAGagctatttatatataatatgctgaagaaattatttgaataaacatcttatcttaatttttattatcattattattttctgtaTGCATGACATTTTTCTGGGTCATGAATGATTATATGTAaaactttttttgttttagttttctcAAGCTTTCTTCTATCTAGCCTAGCTATAAAAATTGACGTccttatattataattttgatttatagttaatatatatatataggatcAGAAgggtattttaaaaattaaaatttaaattcatttaaatgcTAATATTTAACTAATACCAAaccttaagaaaatatttagctaactattttaaataaaacggGAATGATggtaattaactaaaaaataaatgctaTAAAATGGGCCCTcatattataattgaattaggATATAGTTCCTCATCCTGTTAATATTAGATCAAATTTAACTAAATCTTAgtaggaaaagaaatatataattgaaatagtatataatttctaatttaatcaGGATATATAGGTGcaattaatttgttatataatttttaaataaattcttgatACAAAGTATTTCAGCATAAAGCAGAATTAAGCAGTGTTTTCATGTACTTTCTTTTAGGTGATAGACAAAAATTATGGTAGCTGAATATCCTGAAAAACTCAAATATGTAAGTCTAGCAGTCATAATTCTAGCTTTCTTAAAGCACATAAAGCTTGACACCGAAACAGCTGCCACTTTGGAACAAATGAAGAAAACCAACAGTCTAATGCATCCAACATCAACACGGCAGGCAGATTGACTTGCCAGTACCAGGCCAGGCATTAGTAATAGAAGGCAATTGGCCTCCTGATATCCTCGAATTCCAAGTTTAAATGGACTCGTTGGAAGAAGCAGGGAAACTTTCACAAAGCTGTTGGCACCAACAGATGTTGATCCTTCTCAAAGCAGGCTAAGTATGCACAAAGCAGATGTAATAAGGTGCCTGTTGTCTTTGTTGACCAATGAAGTGAATCTCTCCAAAGGAATTGGGGTGGCAGTTCACGATACTTAGGGGAAGGAGTATAATATGATTTTCAAGGTTTGAGCTAAGGAAGTTTTTGTTCGCACAGCAGGGTGGAAGGAGTTCTACATGGAGCATAATTTATCAGGCAATCAAGATGTTGTTACCCTTTGGACGTTTCGAAATATCATGAAAAGGAAGCTCTATTTTGTTATTAGTTCGCTGAAGGTTGCCAACGGATTAACCTATTAATTAAGAgtacacacacacatatatctCTATCAGTATGTACTAGGTCTTCGATTTTGGACTTATTCTTGTTTAGTGAGCTCTTGGATTTCTTTTAGTGCTGGGAATGATGGTTATTCTCTTAAAACTTGGATGGAATTTATAAcagtttcttttatattcattaacgTTAGCTAGCGGGGTTGCTACCACTAGTCCCCACGACAAAAGAAATGCGGTAGAGTGCTTCAAAGCTTTTTGGTTTTGCATGTGGACAATGATATATCATATgcaaatttgatttaaaaggaAAGGAGGGAAAAGAATTTTGATAGATTATCATACCTTTTGTAAAGAACCTATTGAACGCTGGAATCTTCATCAATAATCattattcttcattttcttgcCAGATATCAGAAACCAGCTGAGAGAGTGAGTGGTTTGTTGCTGGCTTAAGGAGCAGAGAAAGACACGACCAATCCTTTAGCATGTTCTGTCCTTCAGTGACAAAAAGAAAGACTAAAGCTTTtgcctttatttttctatttattagaCATTGTTGCTTTCACCACCCACTAACTAAAGGTTACTCCAGATGATGCAGGCAGCCCAGATTTTGTAAGCCAAACACATCATCATTTCTTTAATGCTCATTTTAAAAGGTCATTATATTCTAGtccattcatttattttttttcagttaATGTGCCCTAACGAACTGAATTAGgcagataaatataaaagataaaaggaaTGAAAGTTGAAGTAGCATATAAATGTGTCATTGCTTTCCAGTATGTCAGATATATGTAATATGTGTTTTGTGCTTTTGAAGTAAATTGATCACTTTAGAGATAAGAAAGAATGATACCCTTTTCAGGAAATCATAAGCATGAGACTTGAGATATCTATATCATAAACTTGTACATTTTCTGTGCCCCACGCAGTCCTGCTATTACTTCTGGGATGACTATTAGTTAAAGGCATTTCTGCAGAAACTTAAATGCTCACATGGTAAGACATTTCTTTTGGTTGCTTCAGAAATTTCTGAAGGGAAGAAAGATTGTCAAGAGTTGAACTCTTGCACCATGAGGCAGACACTCAACCATTAAGCTACTAACCCAATAGTGATGCCGCAAGCATAGCCCTATTAACAAGAATGTTGTATATTTAATGAAGGATTATCTAATGAAGGGTCTCTTAAAAGTGTGTGAATGCTAGCATTTCAGACATTGGAAGAAATTGACAATGAGTGAAAGATCATATCACGTGGAAAGAAAAGTGATAAAAAAGAGAGACCAATTGTATATCAGCTGCTTCGTGATAGAAACATCACAAGCACATGACAGGATTCAGTTGGGGACCATGGGCAATTTAACTAAAGGAACATCAGACTTGCCTGTAAAAAGTGTCTGATGATATATAGGGGATAATGCAATATAATTCAACTTCTTCAATTGACTGTTTTTGGTGCTATATTATCCTGATTCCTTCCATTTTTTAAGAGAGGGCCACTTCGCTTGTTGGATTACTTAAAGATAAGTACATCATTATGATAAGGAAATCTGATAAAATTTCTACTGATATCTTCTATAAGTAATTCCTTCCAATAATATGGGCATATCTGTCATATAAAATAACAGAAGTCCTTACCCAATTTGTCTCAATTGCCaatgaaaaataaacattttgtATGGCAGAAAACTTTGCTACAGAATATAAGGATCTAACgagattttttgaaataatttcttGTAATAGTTCTTACATCAATATCATAAACAATAACCCATTAACCTTTGAGGTTTTGAAGAGATTATTCCCATAATCATGTAACAGATGATAAACAAAGGGGACATACTCTGTTAAGAGTTAATTAAGTCTTATCTTGAGAATGTTTCAAGTAATCTTTGGTTGCAGGCCGCACTGGAGTTTCTGTACATCCTTAACTAACAGTATTTTGGTTCAAAGGTGTCCTTGTCTTTgcattaattttgaaaataatatttgagtTGTGACTGCAAGTGTTTGTAACTCTTCAAGTTGTTATCAGTTGGTTTACTGAAAATATGAAGACAGAATTTATACTGCATACCTAAAATGATCAAGCAAATTTGTAACTTTCTTATGTTGATTAATTAAGCCGATTACAGGGAATAAATTGTATGCAACTTGCGTCTATTGTTGGATACTGCAACTGGTAACGTTAAAATGGAAAATTATACAAGGAAAGACTTGTCATCTGAAATTCATAGAATACCCAGTGACTCAAATGTGATCTCCCTTGTTCAGGAGGAGTGGCCCTTAATCGGAAATTGATAAGGCTTTCTTTCTGTTACTTTCTCTAACAACTAGCTATTTTGATACAGACAATGTAGGCACGTAGCCACACGTAAAAAGATCCATTATTCCAATttgtagaaaagaaaagaatgtaTATTTTGACAAAAGAAAACTTGTAGGAAAGAATGTATATTACTTAAAAGCCCTCTCTAATCAATATGTATATTACTTAAAAGCCTCTCTAATCAATAAGCCACAGATCTTTATTTGGAAGTTGTAAATTTTGATAATGCTGCTTTTAGTAATTGTAACTCCACCTATACCTATTTCATTTACTCTAGAAAAGTAAACAGAACCCTGTTTTAGGCTTCTTGAAAAGTAAGTGCCTAAACTGGCAGCTTTGGACATATAATATTGCATACtggttttctcttttttgtctttcttcttctgcttctGATCCTGTGGAGCATATTTTAACAGGTGGGCGGAATAGATTAGGGGAAGAAAAGGCGGAATGAGCTCATGAATAATCATTTAGAGTAAACACTCCAAAAGATGAGTCTATTATTATGGCTCCCAAAAACCTGTCAAAGCTGTGAAACTGTCTATAGCTTTTGTAGTTTGTTATAACACCACagttaaaagaagaaaaagcaaaatagTAGTATAACTGTGTAAGATGGAGAATATCAATACAACTACTTTTTTGGTAAAATCATTTGCAacaacaaagaacaaagaggCATTCTGgaatctaaaataaaacttcaatactatataattcttttctttccttttctcacTTTTGTAACGAATATCCATCAAATCTAATCTAGCCTTCTCATTGAAAACAAAAAGTACCCAAATATTTGTATTGACATCATCTTTCATCTTCTTTCAGTCatcaaataaacaaaaatgttTCCCTACACTAAGAAagaattgaataaattaatctttagACACCCACTTGGCAGTTCCTGATAAAGCAAGTACACCCTACAAAACCATAAAGTAAAAAAGCCTGttaaatatgttttctttGACTTGAAGCACAAAAGCAAAGACTAATGAACAGGAATAAGAATAGTACCTAAATCATAATGCAGTGATGAGAAACAGGGTACTTTGCCAGACAGTTGGGTGTTTCTTAATCAGGTTGGCGAAGCATGCGCCGAACAGCAACTGGTAATGTTAGTGGCTAAATTTGTTTGATGATCGAAGTTACAATGAATTGATGATGTGTTGCAGTTAATTAGCTGaccaaaattacaaaaatttacACCTGATAAAAAGAAAGTGGAGACAAGttaagataaagaaaaaaaaaatgtacaGCAAAACCAAGAAAAGTTAAAGAGGGGTAAACACCAAACCTTTTTTGGTTAGTGGGCAACGGATTGTCTCCATCAcccttcaaagaaaaattttctTCAAAGTGATTCCCGCCTGCAACTGGGGACCAAATCCAACATAAGAACAGGAACAAAGCAAAAGATTTTCTAAAGGAAGCCTACAAAGGGAAAGAGGATGCCCATGATAAAATATATGGCAAATACTTATTCTGTTTTATACAGTTGAAGTTTCATGTAACCCATGTGCTTACCAAAAGCACCAATATTTAGCTTCCTGCGAGATGTTCCATTGGTATCACCTTAATGTTAAAATGACCTTCTAGAGGACCACCAGAATGATGGACACCTTGCATGCTAACAAATTTTTGTAGTTCCTTTCTCATCAATAATGGAAAAGATGGCAAAAAGGGgaaaacattttgaaaatgaaaagccCAAAGCGAGAGTCGCCTGATTGATTGAAGAGAAATGCAGAACTCACTGGaaatttctgaaaatgttAATGGCCTTAATGAAGGAAAAGAGGAATGAATACCAACCATATGTTTAATCATTCCTCTGTAAGCTGTCTGTGGAAAAGATGATAGGGGCACAAGCAAAACATTTCCAAACCCAACTGTTTAGTTCCTATGATAATGCAATTTGAGTGCACGTGCTGCAGTCATGTGAGAATGTATCAGAGAGAGAACATACCTACTGTAGTTGATAGCTATTTCCTCATCCATCAGAAAAAGTTTAGTTCTGTATACCCTTGTGAATATGGCAAGAGCTCCTCTACCTCAATCCTGGAACTGGAGTAACTCATACTTTTCTTCAATCGGCCATGGGTAGACTCAACCTCTGCCCAAAAAATGCCATAAACCGGTCTATGATCTGAGAACCTAGATTCTCCACGTACATATGATAATTGCTGGAGGCCTTCACCATACCATAAAATTCTATCACACCTTCACATAAAAATAGTCAATCAGCTTTACAAATTAATTGTGCCAACTTAAGAAACTATTTTGAATCATTCGAAGTTTTGATTTCCTTCATGGAGCAATTGCTTCTACATTCTGGTAGTAGAGATGTTCATTACCAAGCTGGAGTTCGACGCTTTTCCTTCGGGTGCATGTCATCTCCAGCATATCTGTCAGAATTAGTTGAGTACTTGTACGTAGGAGGGAAATAAATCTTCCCTTCATTCCATCCAACAAAAACACGACCTCTTCTCTGCTCATTCCGTAGCTGCAAGATAAACATCAACAAAAGTCAGatgaaagaataaacaaatgagACCTTCTCATTACAGAGAAATAAAACTCAGGGTGAGGATGTGCAAACATGCCTGATCACTCTCCAACAGTGCCCTCCAGTTTTGCATCTCAACTAGTGCCTTAGCAGAACGGTATGAGAGGGCAATGCGATAATTCAAGTCCCCAAGCCAAATAACTCGACTACATCAAAATACACAGAATGAGAACataaaaagagaacaaagttAGGGAATAGTAAGAATCAAGAGAGTGTAAACCACATAAATGTTCATTTGTAAAAGGTGTATGAGCTGTGTTGTAAATGGCATTTAGAACTTCCATATATCTTTAGTGAACACATAACCTTACTGGTGACCATCAAAAGACAACTTatcactttttttctttggaatGAGACAAGATATGCATATAAAGTAGTATAATTTTCATGTGATGAAATTTCCTTCCTATGTTGACAAGTTTTTTGTCTCCTTGTTCGTTTAAACCATTTTGCAAGTTTTTGCTGATTGCAAATAATGAGAGTACATTTATTTAACAGTTAATGGAAAATGTTGAGAAAGAGTCTTACTCGTGCTCAAGAATTGTTTCCGGGGACTTCCCGTCACCTGCATTGCTAACACGAGGAAATCTTGTCTTCTTAAGAATCTCCATGACATCTGCATTCCTTCTTAGTTCATCACCTTCCTTTTGTCCAGAGGTCAGATGAGTACAAACGAAGCAAAAGGTTGTTTCATGCAAGGACATGCTGACTGAAATAGATCCCTGCAACACCAAGCAGAAGAATCCTTCTATGTTTAGTTATATGTTAGATGGATcagaatataattataatgacaacctaaaaaagaaaatttcaaacCATATGATTCACTTGAAAAATACCTTATTTCCAAGATAACCCATTAAACCTCTGCCAACACAAGaaactttcatgtttttaaCATGATCTCTCAATTCGCTCCGGACCCATATTGTGAGGAATATGCCAACCATTTGCTTACTTGCCACTAAACAGTACCTTGAATACCCTGGCCTCCTATATCCATCTTCTGTAGATGCAGATCCACTATAGGAACCACCATATGACATTGGTGAGTACAACACAGTACTTGGTGAATCCCCTGGTCCGTTATCATCATCTGAAGAACCCCATCTGGAATAATCACTAGGTCTCGAGTAATCACTAGGCCTTGAAAAATCACTAGGTCTATGACCCCATCTATAACTTGGATCATAGTCACTTGGCCTGTGACCAAAAATAACTCGGTCACAAACACTGAATCGCCGATCAAGTCTTGGTTGTGGAATTGAAAGATCATTCTCCATTCTCCAGCTGTATGGTGTCTGGAATGATCGGCGATGAAAGAAAGATGAGTTCTTCTGCCTAGATGATCCTTCAAAATCGACATCCATTTCTACAATTGGTTCAGGGATTGGGGAGGGAGTATAACAGCCCCCACTGCCACTAGTTCCTGGAAGATTGTTCAAAGTCTTTCTAATGAGGGCCAACCATTTTTTGGCAGGACCATTGTCTTCAGCACCAAGAACATTACCAGCATTCAAAGGAACTATCTCTTGAAATCTGAAAcacaaaggaaaaaagaaaaagaaaatgtttcgATTACTAAACAGCTATTGATTAGACAGTTTGTAGCAAAACGTGAGAAGATTATATCTGTGAAATCATACCCAAGAACATATATATCTGCAGGAGGTGAGGCATGAAGCCAATCATCAAGACTCAAATTACTTGGTGGAGATCTTCCAGCCACATTCCATGTAGCTACAAAAATACTGCCCCAAATTGGAAAGCAAAAGCAGTCAGTACTTACATTCACCTGGAAAAGTAactattatagaaaaaaaatctatgATAAAAAACACCTGTGGTTCTGCACATCTATGATTCTAGGGTGGTCAAGATTCATTCTCCCTCGCCGGACTTGCTCTGGGTTCTTGGTGAATTTTTCTGCATATTGTACTGGAAAATAtcagaaaaatatattgaagGAGACGCGAACTTCAATTGGGGCATACTCTCCAAAAGAAGTTATCAGATTTTGTTGATAATGAACCTGTTTTGCTTTTCTTGATGGTGCATGGCTCCCTCTCAGAGAAGCTAGTCCTGTATTCCACTTCAGCTCCTGAAGAATGAGAGGCTGCTTAAACGTCAAtcttaattttgaaagaaaggGTTTAAATAATAGGAATCTGAGAAACTCAATTAGTATTACAAACAGCAAATTAGATGAcatttggaaatttaaaacaaacagATTCTTTCATTGTTTGGAAGCCTGCAGTTAATCAGGCTAGTTCTATTATTTTggcaaaggaaaaaaaagtgaaagatACTTGATTACAAGATCGTCAAGCACCCGGTTCAAAAGCATACTCcatttctcattttaatttcttcctCAACCAAACAGAAGTCAGAGATTGAACAGTAATCACTTATAAGAGGAAACAAAATGGGAGCCTTTTGTTCCTACCAAAtccccaaaagaaaaaaatgccTACCTCCATTAACATCATCTGCTTGGAAGTCCTCAATTTTACTCTTGATATTGAACCACTTTCTGACCATTTTTTTGGACCATGAGAGCTTcaccaaacaaaagaaaagaaagccagaaaaaggaaaaaacaatTAACATCATCATTCAAGAACCATCATCATAATTGCTCAatgaaacaaaaaggaaataaagtgtgaaaaaaaaaaaaaaccttgcTTTTGTTGGAGTTCCCATCTCTCATTTTTCACCAATACTTTCATATAGCTCTCCTTGTACTTTCAGCAACCCCCCCTCAAGTTTTTAGTATCACCAACTTCAGAAACTAAAGAAATAGAATTCCATCTCCAGCCTCAAATTCTGGGTTTTTCTTACAACAAGCTTTGTGACAAGAAGAGACCAACAAAGCACGAATCTTTACTCTCTATAAACTCCAAAAGACCTCCCAATGCAACCAAAAAAAGAACTGAAAAACTCAACTAAATAGACCAATCAACAAACAGGTGTCTTGCTTTTGACTGAAAACTGCTGGAACTACCAAGGATAAGGCCAAAGAATGAAACCAGGGACAAAACCAAACAGCcaattgtatttcttttctttttttcttttttttcttggtttcttctttatgaatatgaaaacaCCCTTAAGTTAAAGAGCAATGaagctaaaagaaataacaccCAAAAATTATGAGTATGCAATTAGTCGAGAGAGACAAACACTTTTAATGTGTGAGAAGTGAAATGAGAGATTCTTGAAGTAGAACAAGACAATGTAGCAGACAtatagagagaaagaaagaaagcaaattTTGGACAGAGAAAATGCAAATgcagagaaagaaaggaagaagccTTATATCTTTCACACACTCTCTCTCTATGTTCCCTCtttgaaacaaaagaaagaaacagcCTCGTTCTCAGTGAACAGCAAAGTATCGAATTTGAACAGAATAAAGTGCAGCAATTTAGAGAGAGTGAGCGAGTGAGAGACACAAGACTTGGTCTTTAAGGGCTCTAttgcttttccttttctattttattttattttttcttgttctcattttatttttcctttttttgggtttttagTATCATTCTACAAATCTCAAGGCAGGACCTGCCCAGCAAAGCATGCTGGGGCAAAGGGGCAGGTCGTTTAGTTATTCTCTTTCATATAAAACGACATCTATCAAGCAAACAGCCTGCCCAcagtcaaaaaaataaaaaaaattgtccaATAATATTTGTTGGTCTTACATCAAAGTGAAAGAAAGCAGTtttaaagaaggaaaaagataaAGGGGAATGTAATGTGTAGTAGTACTGCTATTTTTTGTTTCTGTTTCC from Ricinus communis isolate WT05 ecotype wild-type chromosome 9, ASM1957865v1, whole genome shotgun sequence harbors:
- the LOC8280881 gene encoding type IV inositol polyphosphate 5-phosphatase 7 isoform X2, which encodes MRDGNSNKSKLSWSKKMVRKWFNIKSKIEDFQADDVNGGAEVEYRTSFSEREPCTIKKSKTEKFTKNPEQVRRGRMNLDHPRIIDVQNHSIFVATWNVAGRSPPSNLSLDDWLHASPPADIYVLGFQEIVPLNAGNVLGAEDNGPAKKWLALIRKTLNNLPGTSGSGGCYTPSPIPEPIVEMDVDFEGSSRQKNSSFFHRRSFQTPYSWRMENDLSIPQPRLDRRFSVCDRVIFGHRPSDYDPSYRWGHRPSDFSRPSDYSRPSDYSRWGSSDDDNGPGDSPSTVLYSPMSYGGSYSGSASTEDGYRRPGYSRYCLVASKQMVGIFLTIWVRSELRDHVKNMKVSCVGRGLMGYLGNKGSISVSMSLHETTFCFVCTHLTSGQKEGDELRRNADVMEILKKTRFPRVSNAGDGKSPETILEHDRVIWLGDLNYRIALSYRSAKALVEMQNWRALLESDQLRNEQRRGRVFVGWNEGKIYFPPTYKYSTNSDRYAGDDMHPKEKRRTPAWCDRILWYGEGLQQLSYVRGESRFSDHRPVYGIFWAEVESTHGRLKKSMSYSSSRIEVEELLPYSQGYTELNFF
- the LOC8280881 gene encoding type IV inositol polyphosphate 5-phosphatase 7 isoform X1 gives rise to the protein MRDGNSNKSKLSWSKKMVRKWFNIKSKIEDFQADDVNGASHSSGAEVEYRTSFSEREPCTIKKSKTEKFTKNPEQVRRGRMNLDHPRIIDVQNHSIFVATWNVAGRSPPSNLSLDDWLHASPPADIYVLGFQEIVPLNAGNVLGAEDNGPAKKWLALIRKTLNNLPGTSGSGGCYTPSPIPEPIVEMDVDFEGSSRQKNSSFFHRRSFQTPYSWRMENDLSIPQPRLDRRFSVCDRVIFGHRPSDYDPSYRWGHRPSDFSRPSDYSRPSDYSRWGSSDDDNGPGDSPSTVLYSPMSYGGSYSGSASTEDGYRRPGYSRYCLVASKQMVGIFLTIWVRSELRDHVKNMKVSCVGRGLMGYLGNKGSISVSMSLHETTFCFVCTHLTSGQKEGDELRRNADVMEILKKTRFPRVSNAGDGKSPETILEHDRVIWLGDLNYRIALSYRSAKALVEMQNWRALLESDQLRNEQRRGRVFVGWNEGKIYFPPTYKYSTNSDRYAGDDMHPKEKRRTPAWCDRILWYGEGLQQLSYVRGESRFSDHRPVYGIFWAEVESTHGRLKKSMSYSSSRIEVEELLPYSQGYTELNFF